AACGTTTGGCAATCCGTTTCTTTACTGTTATCAGCCGTATCTCCAGTATGGCTAACAACATAGATTTGTTCAGCACTGCATTTATTTCCTTGAGCCCAGTATGAACAATTATTTACCTCACAT
The window above is part of the Bacillus sp. SORGH_AS_0510 genome. Proteins encoded here:
- a CDS encoding DUF1540 domain-containing protein, with translation MAKDVLCEVNNCSYWAQGNKCSAEQIYVVSHTGDTADNSKETDCQTFEPSGLS